The Brienomyrus brachyistius isolate T26 chromosome 7, BBRACH_0.4, whole genome shotgun sequence DNA segment agaaaattacacaacaaagtatagcacgatatcacaacattacattgtctcaaagcgctttagagcacccccacccaaagcccccagtgagtaagccataggcgacagtggcaaggaaaaactccctagaaggaagaaaccttgggaggcaccagactcaaaggggaagcccaaacctccaggggccggcagggagagtgaaaaacacacacatcagataactgcaacaggtattcttctacatatcctatacatatgcatggtacagtggttagcactgttgcctcacacctctgggaacatttatccattttctaaaaccgcttctcctgttcagggatgtggggatcaatttgccttttggaacaggcggtcagatggatcccagaggctacaggcacgaggcagggaacaacccaggatgggacaccaacccatcacagggcaggctcacacacacagatcattcacacacacacacacacaaacacacacacaaaaactcaccattcattcacacaccattcataaacaccattcacacaccagtcactcacacagcattcactcacacacacaccattcataaacaccattcactcacacacaccattcataaacaccagacacacaccagtcactcacacaccattcactccccattcacacacacatagaccattcacatacaccatatactcacacacaccattcactcacacacgccattaccactcacactcactcacacatgccattacctcacacacaccattcacacacctgtcactcacacacaccattcactcacacgccattacctcacacacaccattcaatcaccattctcatacacacacacacacacacacacaccacttacacacaccattcacacccatcattaccaaacacactcacataccattgacatataccacattcccatttgatgtggacaccttcacactgcctgcttctagattatttatgttcaggtgttccactaataatttgtccactttagttccagcaatttcccaattaagagcattcagctggaattcactgtctacaacctctatctccacatccaaaatttccaattcaaattctgaattaaaacccctctctgcagtctcctccaatttgacctctccaatttgtatttcgacaatttcaaatttatcatttacaccatctagctcaaactggcagaggtcgaccactacggctcctattttcagcctgtcttggtggtcatctgcaggctttatggagactgtcctttcatttaacagaaaaacctctaacccatgcatgtctaaccccttatccctcccaggctggttgatgggtggagttgctggggagcactctccttcttcaccccagcagatgatctcatcccacttgtcccaggctgcccaatacacatcatccgtccagctaactgccttggcaattggctttcgggtgtgtgacacgatggaacggtcagcctggtcagagggtgattctgctggggagcacagctcttcctcatcttcccagtcaatcacttccatccacttgtcccaagttgcccagtatcgatcgttgctccagctgacagcttttgcaattcgtttgtttctgaatgaggaaaaacacacaagcaatacaatagagctgtcagtcactcctggcacatggaattcagttctgcactgacaccttcgcaatgaacaactgcattatagcataggaaactagttaactttcacatacaatttacatataatcaagaaagaagcctggaacaattttaaattttactaaatggcaatatactgattttagtcaccaaacaaacttttcaggtcttgcttcactacttttatctgtgtttgttgcaatacatctgccctctcctggtctgctggaatatcattgctgtaggcagcaccgagcgcaaccacccgcatcctcttccgaatgcaacatgaaagcgcgggaaagcgcacgtgcaaaagtgaaatatcatctagactttgcggcacaggaaactagccgacttgcacataaaatttaaatataaccaacacagtagcccgcaacaatattcactttatttaaaagcaatgaactaatttactcacaagcaagcgcaattatttacttaagcgcagtaaagcgcacgcggaaaagcgaaatatcaactacactttgcgcataaaatttaaatataattaacattgtaccccagaacaaaatcactttatttaaaagcaatatactgactttactcaccaaacatattttaatatacatgcaaatttgacagatactaaataagaaaaattatccgataaaatgggagcagaaaagcaacgtacctcgtcatcttggtgcagaaaacaagtgaagctgcgtctttcaaaccggcagcgtcccacgtgccgaagagtcaaatgtaatcaagcaacacggcccacacaattaaataataacatcataataattatagctcttgtataattattctatatattattctataattagaggaacagacttttatGTCAAtaaaatgggcacgaggcagggaacaacctaggatggggggccagcccatcacaggtaacactcacataccattcactctcacatgcacacctatgggcaatttagtaactccaattagcctcagcatgtttttgattgtgggggtacaccggagtacccggaggaaaccccacgaggacacggggagaacatgcaaactccacacacatgtaatccaggcagagactcgaacctgggtcccagaggtgtgaggcaacagtgttaaccactgcaccaccatatatatacagtgctcagcataaatgagtacaccccactacatttgtcagaaaacctttagtttcctttcagaatcaacattttctatgagatactatattacaaaatactctcacaaatgtgggccattgattgcaaacaagatttgttgatttgcacacacaaaaaagtgattttcctaacaaattcactcaagcccatgttgcaaaaatgagtacaccccaattatagtcttaggagaaaagccacacttaagactacaaaattctaattaacaggcattcaaccacaggtgagtctaatgattcatttaagaggtgtccagcagacaggtgactataaaagggcattacttaacaaagaaaagcccttcccatttcatgctgtcagcaatggctccacatggaagagaaatgtcacaaaatctgagaaaggcaatcatttctttacacaaaaaaggtgagggctacaagaagatcagcaaagctttacctatcagtcaaaatactgtagcaaaagtgatccaaaaatttaagaaagatggaagtgcaacgatcttacagcgacgtccaggccgtccacggaagttaacatctcgagaggagcgtctgctgatgagaagggttgaagaaaatcgccatgcaagttcactgcagttagctaaagtagtagaaagccaaactggagtgaccgtttcccgtgacaccatacggcgcacactgcagaggaatggcatgcatgggtatcgtccacgaaggaagcctctcctaaagcccatgcacaaaaaagcacgcctagaatttgctagggcccatgcggaaaaagatgaagactactgggactctatactctggagtgatgagacaaaaatccctgtttttggaactacttgtttcaaaactgtatggcgtcgtaaaggtgaggatttcaaagaaaaatgcatggtgcctacagtgaagcatggtggtggcagtgtccttatgtggggctgcatgagtgctgctggtgttggggagctgcatttcattgatggtatcatgaactcaacaatgtactgctctatactgaaggagaagatgctgccatctctccatgcacttggtcgtcgtgcacttttccaacacgacaatgatccaaaacacacatctaaagctactgttgcatttctgaagaacagggtgaaggtgattgaatggccaagtatgtctcctgatctgaacccaatcGAACACCTGTGGGGAATTCTGAAGCGACAAGTTGAGCATCACTCTCCATCCAGGCTCTGAAACAGGTTATTCTTGAAGGATGGAAAAAGATAGATGTTGCAATATGTCGCCAACTTGTTCATTCCATGCCTAGAAGACTTGGTGCTGTCCTTAAAAATCACGGCggtcatacaaaatactagatgtagtactttttgttgcggggtgtattcatttttgcttcaaccaatttgagtaaaactgaagattttgtgatctaagttataatattaaccttaatttcatgttatggagttaaacaagtgttcaataaaactcagccttgtgaaaattttggaagttattcttttgttcattgagctactgattacattcgtacttttcaaagggggtgtactcatttatgctgagcactgtatatgtaatatatatatatatataattatggacaaaatataatcgtgatttaatgtatcccttctgctcttaaaaaagcgcaatatgtctgaatgacgaatatgtctattacgttttaataatcttgttaatatttgtttacctttttttctgtaatcactctgttaaagcaatttttaaatctagctgtgaaattgatgatgctgttattctgactgtctgaacataagtgaggggatggatgcactattctatggaggcctctgaagagaataaattatcccaatattatattgagagagatgattaaatcagagctagataagattttaacaactctgagctattagttaagttcttcccaaatgagtttgatgggccgaaaggcctcctctaatttgtaaatttcttatgttctaagacatacagtactgtgtgaaagtcttaggcagtccaaagaaatgtttaaagctgtttatctgggtagcaagtgtactttgacttagaataaatgacacaatttaacattagaacatgtgcaaattaagagtaacacaataaaaactagtaataacttcttctgttttctaaagcgttactgatatctagttggatggctagatgaacaccgcttcagttcccaaacttctccccagcggcacctcagccgttccatgattttgttaaatttcaccaacagctcaattaaataattaattatactggtttaaaaagtcagtgacagattgactagctgtactgtatgaggtgtgctagtggccaagtcaaaaaatacatggctgcactggatggtcgttacaaatactaggatgattttagcagaggttctgaaatggctaagctgacacactttgacaggcataatgtagctgaagttcagcctgtagctgaagaccctgccccactgcagaagttcaagggaattctgcttttccttctccatcacttcctggatggcctctttcgaagacctcttcatgcacaccctagccagatgcactgagaggcttggctgtgtcttcttgcacacggggcagagcaggaaatgcctgctcgaagcactggggataaaataaaattaaaaaaagtcataaataaagattagatttgattcattacttttagttgaataaagaaacagtccagtcatcatcaacactgttcgtttcacagtggtttggataaataacatttgcatatcctgatggctcctagactgagtaaagtacataatcacagctattgaaacatgttaactaattacttacatttatattaaaataaaatttaattaattaaattaaacttaagctgcttcaaaatattattttaggtttgtaatgtacataatcatagctattgaaacatgttgactaattacttacatttatattaaaataaaatttaattaattaaattaaacttaagttgcttcaaaatattgttttagttttgtaatggatgcaatttaagttttaacaatagcagtcagtggtcagagacttttgcacagtgtcagtaaagtagaacaagtttatccacaatttctacagattctaatgaaatgaacagtccattattgggatggctgaggtccttcacgatcttcttggccttggtccagcaccgcctgctgtagattgagtgcaggtcagggagctcggtgcagatggtgcgctcagctgatcgcacaaccctctgtagagctcgtctgtcctgcatggtgctgttcccgaaccaggtttcctcccagagtatgtgcagatcagttgcattggggagtccatactgtgatgctgagtgagtgtagtaggagtttgagagatgaaa contains these protein-coding regions:
- the LOC125745807 gene encoding uncharacterized protein LOC125745807, which produces MTRNKRIAKAVSWSNDRYWATWDKWMEVIDWEDEEELCSPAESPSDQADRSIVSHTRKPIAKAVSWTDDVYWAAWDKWDEIICWGEEGECSPATPPINQPGRDKGLDMHGLEVFLLNERTVSIKPADDHQDRLKIGAVVVDLCQFELDGVNDKFEIVEIQIGEVKLEETAERGFNSEFELEILDVEIEVVDSEFQLNALNWEIAGTKVDKLLVEHLNINNLEAGSVKVSTSNGNVVYVNGM